From Danio rerio strain Tuebingen ecotype United States chromosome 7, GRCz12tu, whole genome shotgun sequence, the proteins below share one genomic window:
- the hrasb gene encoding HRas proto-oncogene, GTPase b: protein MTEYKLVVVGAGGVGKSALTIQLIQNHFVDEYDPTIEDSYRKQVVIDGETCLLDILDTAGQEEYSAMRDQYMRTGEGFLCVFAINNTKSFEDIHQYREQIKRVKDSDDVPMVLVGNKCDLPARTVDTRQAQELARSYGIPYIETSAKTRQGVEDAFYTLVREIRQHKLRKLNPPDDNGQDCMNCRCVVS, encoded by the exons ATGACGgagtataagttggtggttgtaGGTGCAGGTGGTGTGGGCAAGAGTGCTCTGACCATTCAGCTCATCCAGAACCACTTCGTTGATGAGTATGACCCAACCATTGAG GATTCATATAGGAAACAAGTGGTGATCGATGGAGAGACGTGTTTGTTGGATATCCTGGATACTGCAGGTCAAGAAGAGTACAGTGCAATGAGAGACCAGTACATGAGGACTGGAGAGGgctttctctgtgtttttgcCATCAACAATACCAAATCTTTTGAGGACATCCATCAATACAG GGAACAAATTAAGAGGGTTAAAGACTCAGATGATGTGCCTATGGTGCTTGTGGGTAATAAATGTGATCTACCAGCGCGCACTGTGGATACAAGACAAGCCCAGGAACTGGCCCGTAGTTATGGGATACCTTACATTGAGACCTCAGCCAAGACACGACAG GGAGTGGAAGATGCCTTTTACACACTTGTTCGTGAAATCAGGCAGCATAAGTTGAGGAAACTGAACCCACCTGATGACAATGGCCAAGACTGTATGAACTGCCGCTGTGTCGTGTCATGA
- the hrasb gene encoding HRas proto-oncogene, GTPase b isoform X1, whose amino-acid sequence MQIPHRNANWPSQDLNQRPSCCEDSYRKQVVIDGETCLLDILDTAGQEEYSAMRDQYMRTGEGFLCVFAINNTKSFEDIHQYREQIKRVKDSDDVPMVLVGNKCDLPARTVDTRQAQELARSYGIPYIETSAKTRQGVEDAFYTLVREIRQHKLRKLNPPDDNGQDCMNCRCVVS is encoded by the exons atgcaaattccacacagaaatgccaactggcccagccaggacttgaaccagcgaccttcttgttgtgag GATTCATATAGGAAACAAGTGGTGATCGATGGAGAGACGTGTTTGTTGGATATCCTGGATACTGCAGGTCAAGAAGAGTACAGTGCAATGAGAGACCAGTACATGAGGACTGGAGAGGgctttctctgtgtttttgcCATCAACAATACCAAATCTTTTGAGGACATCCATCAATACAG GGAACAAATTAAGAGGGTTAAAGACTCAGATGATGTGCCTATGGTGCTTGTGGGTAATAAATGTGATCTACCAGCGCGCACTGTGGATACAAGACAAGCCCAGGAACTGGCCCGTAGTTATGGGATACCTTACATTGAGACCTCAGCCAAGACACGACAG GGAGTGGAAGATGCCTTTTACACACTTGTTCGTGAAATCAGGCAGCATAAGTTGAGGAAACTGAACCCACCTGATGACAATGGCCAAGACTGTATGAACTGCCGCTGTGTCGTGTCATGA